TTATTCATGTTTTGCATGGCTTTAGTCACCCCTTTCATAGCTTGTGCCATTGTATTTTGGGAACGTAaggtttgtatttttaaagatactgCTTGTATATTTGCTTTCATTAGCATAAACTTTTTTACGTAACGTCTTGTCCTAACTAGATCTTTGGCCATAATTTTCACAGCATCCTAtagttcgaaaaaaaaatcaaaatggtattaaataattatataacaaaaaataaagttacattACCATTTGTCCATCCTTTGCAAGTTTCTTTATGTcagctataatttttttttcctgttgTTCCATTCTTACTTTTTCTCTGTCTAAATCTCGCATTGCTTTGTTCAATGCTCTTTGATTCTTTCTGAGCATTTCCTCAGGAGTGATACGCTTGCCAAATAGCCATTCCATGATTATGAAATACTATAACAAATTGttcattaaatcaatataataaaaatataaattatacattaaaaataaagtataaaattaataatagaagatagatacatatagaattaaatatcttggaaAGTGCactttaatttatactaaaattataacacatatacttgtaaatatattactatatgtCAATTATTCACGCTATTATTCCTAtagtctttttattatttgatgatttttattatcacttgATTCATGTATAGCACATATATTTgctaatttcttaataattttgaattgttttttttttggtgtAATGTTttcaaactaaattttatcctgcacaaaaaaaaaactacaaatatttgaaaataggttataagtattttatgagttactttaaaaattacatattaaagatGTGTGAGATTACATTCTTTGTGTGCAAAGTTTttcgtcaaaaaatttttcaataatttctgCACTTTATTTACTATACACATtgttaagtaattatttagcCAAGGATACGCACTTAAATGTCAAATccataaaactataaaatatgtataattttaccaGATATTTCGATGATATATAGATCTTCAAACAGGATATCGAGAATATTTGATGATATTACGAGCCACAATCAGTTTTCTTTTGACAGATTGTGCAAGATAACTATAAACATGAGAATAGATTGACCGGTTTCCATGTCTGAAATGTGTTTTGCGACAAAAATTAAAGGATAGCTGAactttttacactttttctttccttgGCACTTTTGATTGATGTATGTCGCAGAGTTACATGCCTATACTACTCTGTGGCTGTGAGTTTTGAGATGGCAGCGCAtgctcattttttattaatttctgtaGTCACGCCATGCTTGTAAACtcgatttttaacaatattctgCCGATATAGCGTGATGTCATatgctaaattttaatttagttgaCATATTGTgtcaatttaaaatctattgttTTTATGTCAAGAACTACTGCTTAAATTTTGTAGCGTATCATGACACTGACTgcttatacagggtgttctacAAAGATTGTgtcaacgctcgtgagcgggtagaggattaccattttgcaattttcgtaataattattgaatatgaattaaaaaatattggcaaATGAGCATGCGTTTCGCACGGCTAGACCATGGGACGTATGCTCTAGGCGTGCCAGCGGCGAGCTTCATAGTGTCGCACGACAACGAAAAGTATTTGGCTTACGCGTATCCCTCGTCGCGAGACTAATAGTGCATTCGATTTGTTGACTCTAGATCGGGTCGAGTCAGATCTCAAGTTCGATTTGAAACTCAATGACTCTAAACTATCATGGCGGAAAGCGGTTTATGATTGGTTTCGTGATTCATAACCTCCATCAAAgagtttttaacattattatttatcatattttcattattactacTTATTCGTCCCATGGTATAGCCGCGAGATACGCGTGCTCGTTcgttaatacttttaaattgatatttcaataattattgcaaaatggtaaagaacttttctgttcagtcctctacccgctcacgagtgttggcacaatctttgcaggacaccctgtatattttcTGTTGGTATTAACTGAGGCGACACATCACACGCGACTGATGGAGTTCTGCcaataatatgtaacataatttGCAATACCTGATCTTAACAGACAGCtatctgaatatttatattatttataataaagtgaaACTCAAAGTATTTCGttatatttgatgaaaaagtttggttatataatttattaaattattattttcatacttACCATAATCTAATTtcttattactatttatttttttatattccgttcaaacatttaattatacataactcATGTGGAGTACCCAACAAAACTTAAATTACTGCGGAAAACCCTATAATGGCGGAAAAGTATTATGATGTACttgattcaataaaaaaattattggaaagTACATTCCGAATAACAtcattcacaaaaaaatttgaaaattgtagTACCCCATTCCAATTTAAGGCTCAATTACATATCGTCTATTCAATCTTTCCAcgcacttaaaaaaaattttattaatttgaaaacattaaaaaaaaaagaatagaaaattgattccaaaataaaagaaatattggtATTTCTGAGAGGATTTGGCCATtgcacattataaaatataattgcatatattgcatatattgcaCAGACTAaatgtattacattataagtatataaaacacataacTTTTATCCTGTGAAAAAGTACAGTATGTGaacaatatacacacacatatacataattatttataatttatttatgtagataAAGCAATGTTtagaagtttaaaaaaaaattaagtgtcataaacatttcaattataacagataattttaagcgctcttttttcttctttttttacaaatgtttatttaatcccACGTTTTTACTCGAAGATTTGGTTCAAGAATGGACCAATTTGGTGAATGTTTTTCACTGGATAGCCAATTAAAATCGTCTATACAATTCCAATTGTTAATCTTTGGGTCGAGGCCGGCTAGATTAAAATGGCTCGTCTGATCTTCGTAAGACCAGTTGTAAGGTGCTACATATATCTTTGTACAATCTTCTATAATTGCTCTACTTGTCACATGCAAATAAATGGTACAATCTGTCGACGAATGTAATCGCAATTGTTGACATGCAAAAGCAAATACGCATTCACTACAGTCGTGCGCAAACACAGAGGATGTCACTGGTCCTACTAATATAGTGCATTGTTTTAGGTTTACCATATGTAATGTACTAGGTGTACCATATATTCGTACAGTACACTGAATCAGATCGGAAAGTAgaatgtcatttttatttacattctcAACATCCAATACAAGTTGCTCGTTCACTTTGCCCTGAAGCATACAAGCGTTATCCCCATACTTGCTTGAGAATTTATTGTTTTGCTTCGATGAACCATTTACGATGCTCTCGACTATTTTCACATCTTTTAAGCCATCCGTGATATCGTGTCCCTTGTCAGAAGGCTTCTTTACGATTCTACGATTCTTAAatccaaattttttcttaggCAAAAGTTTCATTTCTAATTCAGAAGCTTCATTCTCTAACATTTGCAAGTTTTCTTGTGCGCGTCTTATATCATAAactttcagaaatattttagattgcaataaatagtttttaagcaattgaatttctttattggatttctcgaaaattccCGGTAAAGCTGAGGGCGGTCGATTGGGCGCATCATCCagcatatctttaatttttttgcaagaagaataaaaagtgtctttaaaataattgctctGCTCGCATTCCACGACAAGAGATTGCCGTTCTTCTCTtcgtttttcaataatattttttctttcacgatCCCTCTTTGTAATACGATCTGGCAAACTTCCTTCTATAAGTTCTGTGGAATCCATCTTAGTAGACAAATGCTATTTTTCAACGTTTGTGCTATCTTGAAGCTTATATTTCTTAGAATTTATGTTCAGCTtatcttgatttataaattctccaGATTGTTGTTTATATAGTCTGAAAAACTTTTGCTCCTGCGATGAATGTGGTGGAAGATACtgaaatgattttattgtaaataaaaagaattcaaatagagtttttttattggaagttgaatttccttaattaaaatgtataattaaagtaaaacttTTTAGAATAGTAATAAGTCTTTGAGCAttgatataatacaatatttataatacaatactaATACACTACTCTTGATAAGAAATTTCACaatcaattgcaaaaatataaaaataaacttattcaaattcttattgattaataatcaattaactgaatgtaaattttttatattatatccagTACAATCCTTACaggaattgaaaaattaaaaatagagtgGGGTATTAGGGCAAGAAAGTATGaggtgaaaagaaaaagatcaataagaagagagaaagatattatagcaatatataataaaataaaagacgagcaaaattttgaaaaaagttgaAGGAAAAGAACAGAGATCTATAAAAGCAATGGGAAAATGGGAGAATTGATAGAggcaaagtatatataataagagatataaaaaaaagtatataataagagatataaagaaataatgttgGTAGGAAAGAAGCCAAGGTATTTGGAAAGGAGAAATCTAGAGGATTGTGATAAAGGAAGAGGAATTAGAATTTTAGTAAGCCTGAGATTAGGCAATATGGAggaaggaaataaatattggttAGAAGATCAAAAGCGCAAATGTGTTCTGCAAAAAAGATTGGGACAATTTGTATCATTATATAGGGGAATGTGAGATAACTAAAAActgttttgaaaatataggcaataatataaagagtAGAATAAGGGATGATGAACTAGATACAGAAAAGGGAAGGAGAAGACtgagaaaagagaaggagaggataataaaagaaaagaaggaaagggATAGgggataataataaagactGTGTTTAGCCTAGAGTTATGTGTAATTGTAATACAAAATGTGAAAGATTGAATTCATGGTTAAGAACAAAGTGTTAATCAAGTGCTCTTCTTGCTGTATAGTAgaagttaataaatatctatcagTATAATCTTTACAAATTAGTAATTTTGGACTAAaaccaaataaataaaatatttgcatatatgttttaagattctattaatataattatgaaatcatatattgttgcgagaattactttattattccaTAGTTAATAAAACTGTTTGTGGTCGCTtccaaatttctttttgctattttatatgaaacatttttaaaataaattatttctaatattataatgtattatgtataagatagacaaaacattaattaatgacaATCTCAATAATGAGCATACTTTTAATTGATCTTTATGTAACAACTTTATGAGCGATGAATCTGAATCTTTGTACATTCTAACAAAGTtgtctaaattaattaaagaattgaaatattttcagattttcatttttgaatatttttatatttccaaagtttaatttaagagatagtaaaaaaatttcctattgGTTATGGATGGGTTAATGTCCCATCATTGAAAAATCtgccgattaaaataattttatgacaatgCATGATGacttaattatattgacaATCTCtagaaaacattatttatagttttggCTGAGAAggatttgataaaaatcaaagaatatatcattttatcattcCTAAGAATGATGTATTGTATCATATTGTATACAAACATCAATGTTTGAAAGTTTTGTATTAGCCTAAAATTTCTCAGTTAAAAAAAGTctctattgttattttaaaatgtacaacatatgtgtatgtctgtataaatttcaaaaaactttagaaatagtttttaatttaatataatataggtttatgtaattaataaagttttataccaacttatatatgaaaataatataaaaaaaatctatcataGTGATTGTTCaggtaattatataatttcagtaattatgtgattatataaattatttttaattaccttCACAATTTCTGATTCATTTGGTGAAACACTTTGAAGCAAAATGTATCCTATACCTCCACCAAGAACTATTGATGTTGCAAACTTCAGGAACGCCATGAAGGTTTAATGTTCATTGCATTCTTGTGTCCACGTTgtgtaatcaaattttttcaattgatcATTGCCAGATAATTTTTCTCCAACAAAGTAATAGCCTTCTAATATACTTGGGAAATGTTGGTGCATATAATATCTGAAATCTGTGTTGcagattttagaaaaattaatatactaacttaattatttttagataggGTAACAGaagtaagaaaatttaagacTACGAAAATTATCCCTTATGGCATCATTTACAGATTGGCTACACCGATATAACCtcaagcaaaagaaaaatctttatttgatattatatttatatatattttatgatattatatatgcatatatatacatatatatatatatacatatatatatatatatatatatatatatatacatatatacatatatatatatatatatatatatatatatatatatatatatatatatatctttatatgatgtaaagcatatatatatattttatatcaatcaaaataattttattataatttgatatattgcaAAGCGTAACCTAGAAATTGTAAATCGTGTAGAACGAACAATTCACCTTGTGAAGTATTCATACAACGCCAGAGTCCGTATGATCCTAGAAACAGCACACCTTCcaatataagaattatcttGGCGTTGGTCTTGAGCGTTTGCACAAAGTTTGACCTCGGTCGTTTCGTGAGCATACTAGGCAGAAACCAAAAGATTTCCTAAAATGGAAATCACATCATGCAATACCGCGCAAGATACTGTATCAAAgtgggaaaaagaaaatatatagttcATTGATTGcgagtatgtatgtacataccaCAAAAAAGCACTTTAAAGGCGCTTGCACAATGCGAGGCGATAGCGATAGAAATAAGGGAATAGCGATAGCGATAGGCAATATCCAATGAGAACACtgctttttcgaaaaagatcTCTCAT
The genomic region above belongs to Cataglyphis hispanica isolate Lineage 1 chromosome 7, ULB_Chis1_1.0, whole genome shotgun sequence and contains:
- the LOC126850774 gene encoding charged multivesicular body protein 2a, whose translation is MEWLFGKRITPEEMLRKNQRALNKAMRDLDREKVRMEQQEKKIIADIKKLAKDGQMDAVKIMAKDLVRTRRYVKKFMLMKANIQAVSLKIQTLRSQNTMAQAMKGVTKAMQNMNKQLNLPQIQKILQEFEKQSEIMDMKEEIMNDAIDDAMEDEGDEEESDAIVAQVLDELGLQLTDQLSGLPQASGSLSVAGSKQPIAAAAGNEEGGNLADADADLQARLENLRRE
- the LOC126850772 gene encoding tubulin-specific chaperone C, with the protein product MDSTELIEGSLPDRITKRDRERKNIIEKRREERQSLVVECEQSNYFKDTFYSSCKKIKDMLDDAPNRPPSALPGIFEKSNKEIQLLKNYLLQSKIFLKVYDIRRAQENLQMLENEASELEMKLLPKKKFGFKNRRIVKKPSDKGHDITDGLKDVKIVESIVNGSSKQNNKFSSKYGDNACMLQGKVNEQLVLDVENVNKNDILLSDLIQCTVRIYGTPSTLHMVNLKQCTILVGPVTSSVFAHDCSECVFAFACQQLRLHSSTDCTIYLHVTSRAIIEDCTKIYVAPYNWSYEDQTSHFNLAGLDPKINNWNCIDDFNWLSSEKHSPNWSILEPNLRVKTWD